From Caretta caretta isolate rCarCar2 chromosome 3, rCarCar1.hap1, whole genome shotgun sequence, a single genomic window includes:
- the EFHC1 gene encoding EF-hand domain-containing protein 1 yields MSAHPVQGLPLLPGSAFSDPTKSAFHRSQTLGYRNGFACSRLPTMGIGRERLYVNQLSQAELDELSNKRPTLTYGQAKQAPPSDFIPAHVAFDKKVLKFDAYFQEDVPISTEEHFRIRQVGIYYYLEDDSMSVMEPIVENSGIPQGKLIKRQWIPKNDRGDHYHWKDLNRGMNITIYGKTFRIVDCDPFTQVFLESQGIELNPPEKMIFDPYTELRKMPMRMYVTPSNFDQLKQFLTFDKQVLRFYAIWDDTENMFGENRPFIIHYYLADDTVEVRELHERNDGRDPFPVLIRRQHLPKSFVDKMKTFPRCVLEISNQEVLEWYTAKDFAVGKPVTLLGRSFFIYDCDEFTRQFYYEKFGITDFQPVDVKKKPPEEVPQIIPPYNGYGFLEDSLQNCFSLLPHPPRKNFIKMLENDHKVLRYQVALESPNPEERKRRFILSYFLSTDMIGIYEPPVCNSGIIGGKYLGKTKVPKPGSTTDNPVYYEPADLTIGATVEVFGHRFIINDADEYVLNYMESNVESFPAATLQSLRDHFAPRRRAAQAAESQLAAGTGRQELEELVKQVQEQLKYHNYLSNSSMREAFLHHDKDGSGFLEKAEFFALCNRFNLPVSDALVNKLISLCSHGENKINYHDFIRAFSC; encoded by the exons ATGAGCGCCCATCCCGTGCAGGGGCTGCCCCTGCTGCCGGGCAGCGCCTTCAGCGACCCCACG AAATCGGCTTTCCATCGCTCCCAGACACTGGGCTATAGGAATGGCTTTGCCTGTTCGCGGCTACCGACGATGGGGATAGGCAGGGAGCGACTCTACGTGAACCAGCTGTCCCAGGCTGAATTAGATGAACTGTCCAACAAGAGACCCACGCTGACCTACGGGCAAGCCAAGCAGGCCCCACCTTCCGACTTCATTCCAGCACATGTGGCTTTCGACAAAAAG GTGTTAAAGTTTGATGCCTATTTCCAGGAAGAtgttcccatatccacagaagaGCATTTCCGGATCCGCCAAGTGGGTATTTATTACTACTTGGAGGACGACAGCATGTCCGTCATGGAGCCCATCGTGGAGAACTCTGGTATTCCTCAGGGCAAGCTCATCAAACGCCAGTGGATTCCCAAGAATGACCGCGGGGACCATTACCACTGGAAAGACCTGAATCGGGGCATGAACATCACCATCTATGGCAAGACTTTCCGCATAGTCGACTGTGACCCGTTCACACAG GTATTTCTGGAGAGCCAAGGAATTGAGCTGAACCCTCCTGAGAAAATGATTTTCGACCCATACACGGAGCTCCGGAAGATGCCCATGCGCATGTACGTCACACCATCGAACTTCGACCAGCTCAAACAGTTTCTGACCTTTGACAAGCAG GTCCTTCGCTTCTACGCCATATGGGACGACACCGAGAACATGTTTGGCGAGAACCGGCCTTTCATCATCCATTACTACCTGGCGGACGACACGGTGGAGGTTCGGGAACTCCATGAGCGCAACGATGGCAGAGACCCTTTCCCAGTGCTGATCAGACGCCAGCACTTGCCCAAAAGCTTTGTGGACAAGATGA aaaccttccccCGCTGCGTGCTGGAGATCTCCAATCAGGAGGTGCTGGAGTGGTACACTGCCAAAGATTTCGCTGTTGGCAAGCCCGTCACCCTCCTGGGGCGCAGCTTCTTCATCTACGACTGTGATGAGTTCACAAGACAGTTCTATTACGAGAAGTTTGGCATCACTGACTTCCAGCCAGTGGATGTAAAGAAGAAGCCACCAGAGGAAGTGCCACAG ATCATTCCTCCCTACAACGGTTATGGCTTCCTCGAAGACTCCCTGCAGAACTGCTTCTCTCTACTGCCGCATCCCCCCAGGAAAAACTTTATTAAGATGCTAGAGAATGACCACAAGGTGCTGCGCTATCAGGTTGCACTG GAATCGCCAAACCCCGAGGAGAGAAAGCGCCGGTTCATTCTCTCCTATTTCCTCTCCACTGACATGATCGGCATCTATGAGCCGCCTGTCTGCAATTCAGGCATCATTGGAGGCAAATACTTAGGAAAAACTAAAGTCCCCAAGCCAGGCTCCACTACAGATAACCCCGTTTACTACGAGCCAGCGGACCTCACCATTGGTGCCACAGTTGAAG TATTTGGCCACAGGTTTATCATCAACGATGCTGACGAGTACGTCTTGAATTACATGGAAAGCAACGTCGAGAGTTTCCCTGCAGCAACGCTGCAGTCTCTGCGGGATCACTTTGCCCCTCGCCGAAGGGCAGCGCAGGCAGCTGAGAG CCAATTAGCCGCGGGGACAGGCaggcaggaactggaggagctagtGAAGCAGGTTCAAGAGCAGCTGAAGTACCATAACTACTTAAGTAACAGCAGCATGCGGGAGGCGTTCCTTCACCACGACAAGGACGGCTCCGGATTCCTCGAGAAGGCAGAGTTCTTTGCCCTCTGCAACCGATTCAACCTGCCGGTCAGCGATGCCCTAGTTAACAAG CTGATCAGCCTGTGTTCACATGGGGAGAACAAGATCAATTACCATGACTTCATCAGAGCTTTCTCCTGCTGA